The DNA segment GTGGGCGGACAGGTGACCCACCGCGCCCGCAATCCGGTGCAACTCCGGGCCAGCCGGGAAGGGGGGCAACTGGACTTCGGGCTGACCCTGCGGGTGCAGTCGCTGGACCGCCCCGGCGTCACCGTCGCCTCTCCCGAACCTGTGCAGCACGTCATCGACCTGAAGGCCAGCCGCAGCATTCCGCTGACCCTGAGTACCCGCACCCTCAGCGGGGATCAGGCCCTGAACCTCTCATTCCTGCGTCTGCGGGCGCTGAATGTCCGTAGCGTCAGCGGCGATCAGGTGGTCACGCTTCCGGCGCAGGCGGGCGGGCCGTTCGCGCTGGTCAGCACTTCTGGCGATATTGCCGTCACGGCTCCCGGCGGCACAGTTCCCGGCGTCGCGGCCCCCGAGGCGGTGCGTGTCAACACGGTCAGCGGCGATCTGAGGCTGAATCTGTCCGGGGTCAGAACGGGCACGCTGGGAGCTGGGACGGGCAGCGGCGGCGTGAAACTGACGCTGCCTGCTGCCTTCTCACGCGGCACGGTCACCACGGCCAGTGGTGATGTGGCGGTCACGGCCCTGGCGGGTACGCGCGGGAACCTGGACATCCGCACCCAGAGCGGCGATGTGGTGTTGCGCGCCGCCCCTGGCCTCAAACTGCGCGTGCGCTTCACGGACCGCGAAACACTCAGTCTGCCCGCCAGCATGCCGCCTGCCAGCGCCCCCGATCTGGACGTGTTTATCGACGCACCAGGGAACAACTTCAGCCTCGAACCCCTGCCCTGACCCCTCGTCCCAAAGGAGAATCATCATGTCCACCCCAACCAACTCCAACCCAGCCGTCCGCGTCCTGCTCGTCGATGACCACGCCGTCGTGCGCCAGGGCCTGCGCCTGTTTCTGGGCCTGGACCCCGACATCGAAGTCGTGGGCGAGGCAGGCAATGGCGAGGAAGCCCTGGCCGAGGCGCAGCGCCTGAAACCCGACGTGGTGGTCATGGACCTGATGATGCCCGTGATGGACGGTATTACGGCCACAAAGGCTCTGCGCCGCGCCCTGCCCGATACCGAGGTCATTGCCCTGACCAGCACGCTGGAAGAACACAAGGTCAACGGCGCAATCGAGGCCGGGGCGATTTCCTACATGCTCAAGGACGCTTCCAGTGACACGCTGGCCGACGCCATTCACGCCGCCGCACGCGGAGAGGTCCGGCTGCACCCGGAAGCCGCCCGCCGACTGGTCCGCGACTTCCGCAGCGCCGAGATGCGCGAGACCCTGACCCCCAAGGAAACCATCGTGCTGCAATTGATCGCGCGCGGCCACAGCAACCGCGACATCGCCGCCGATCAGGGGGTCAGCGAGGCCACCGTCAAAACGCATGTCTCCCGCCTGCTGAGCAAGCTGGAGCTGGAAAGCCGGACGCAGGCGGCACTGTACGCGCTCAAGCATGGAATTGCCAGTCTGGATGG comes from the Deinococcus sp. AJ005 genome and includes:
- a CDS encoding response regulator transcription factor → MSTPTNSNPAVRVLLVDDHAVVRQGLRLFLGLDPDIEVVGEAGNGEEALAEAQRLKPDVVVMDLMMPVMDGITATKALRRALPDTEVIALTSTLEEHKVNGAIEAGAISYMLKDASSDTLADAIHAAARGEVRLHPEAARRLVRDFRSAEMRETLTPKETIVLQLIARGHSNRDIAADQGVSEATVKTHVSRLLSKLELESRTQAALYALKHGIASLDG
- a CDS encoding DUF4097 family beta strand repeat-containing protein — translated: MTVSPGTRPLPPVLSRMALGLLIAGAGALLTWLGITVKPTPGMGAETTPVSVALDGPLQGDLARTATLKIDGDRTNLNLGPLPAGSALVVGGQVTHRARNPVQLRASREGGQLDFGLTLRVQSLDRPGVTVASPEPVQHVIDLKASRSIPLTLSTRTLSGDQALNLSFLRLRALNVRSVSGDQVVTLPAQAGGPFALVSTSGDIAVTAPGGTVPGVAAPEAVRVNTVSGDLRLNLSGVRTGTLGAGTGSGGVKLTLPAAFSRGTVTTASGDVAVTALAGTRGNLDIRTQSGDVVLRAAPGLKLRVRFTDRETLSLPASMPPASAPDLDVFIDAPGNNFSLEPLP